Proteins encoded by one window of Modestobacter marinus:
- a CDS encoding HD domain-containing protein, with the protein MSGVDFDAWAALAGDSPTSRTEWAAVVGAWSEPHRSYHDLAHLAAVLGIVEELAGHAADPVAVRLAAWYHDVAYDPQRSDNEEVSAARARIGLLGLVDDATVAEVERLVLLTAGHDPEPDDADGAVLCDADLAVLASPPAAYAGYASAVRAEYGHLSDADFTAGRIAVLEQLLALPALYRVPVAAQRWTEPARANLTAELTLLRARSA; encoded by the coding sequence ATGAGCGGGGTGGACTTCGACGCGTGGGCGGCGCTGGCCGGTGACTCCCCCACCTCGCGCACCGAGTGGGCCGCGGTCGTCGGCGCCTGGTCCGAGCCGCACCGCAGCTACCACGACCTCGCCCACCTGGCGGCGGTGCTGGGCATCGTCGAGGAGCTGGCCGGGCACGCCGCCGACCCGGTCGCCGTCCGGCTGGCCGCCTGGTACCACGACGTCGCCTACGACCCGCAGCGCAGCGACAACGAGGAGGTCAGCGCCGCCCGGGCGCGGATCGGCCTGCTCGGCCTGGTGGACGACGCCACGGTCGCCGAGGTCGAGCGGCTGGTGCTGCTGACCGCCGGGCACGACCCGGAGCCGGACGACGCCGATGGTGCGGTGCTGTGCGACGCCGACCTCGCGGTGCTGGCCAGCCCCCCGGCCGCGTACGCCGGCTACGCCTCCGCGGTGCGCGCCGAGTACGGCCACCTGTCCGACGCCGACTTCACCGCCGGGCGGATCGCCGTGCTGGAGCAGCTGCTGGCCCTGCCGGCGCTGTACCGGGTGCCGGTGGCGGCGCAGCGGTGGACCGAGCCGGCCCGGGCCAACCTGACCGCCGAGCTCACCCTGCTGCGCGCGCGTTCGGCCTGA
- a CDS encoding DUF6458 family protein, translated as MRLGTGIFLLAIGAVLTFAVSAQVSGIDLDVVGWILMAVGALGIVVELAVWAPRRRRVVRTDGYEGGPVRRSTTEETY; from the coding sequence GTGCGTCTCGGAACCGGCATCTTCCTGCTCGCCATCGGCGCTGTCCTCACCTTCGCGGTGAGTGCGCAGGTCAGCGGCATCGACCTCGACGTCGTCGGCTGGATCCTGATGGCCGTCGGGGCCCTGGGCATCGTCGTCGAGCTGGCCGTGTGGGCACCGCGCCGTCGTCGCGTGGTGCGCACCGACGGCTACGAGGGCGGGCCGGTCCGCCGGTCCACCACGGAGGAGACCTACTAG
- a CDS encoding DUF4031 domain-containing protein, with protein sequence MALLIDTPVWPWRGRRWSHLVSDVDHDELHAFVAAHLGIPRRAFQGDHYDVPEDLYDEAVAAGAEPVGSRELLQRLLAAGLRVRKTRTAST encoded by the coding sequence GTGGCACTGCTGATCGACACCCCTGTCTGGCCGTGGCGGGGGCGGCGGTGGTCGCACCTGGTGAGCGACGTCGACCACGACGAGCTGCACGCCTTCGTCGCCGCCCACCTGGGCATCCCGCGGCGGGCCTTCCAGGGCGACCACTACGACGTCCCGGAGGACCTCTACGACGAGGCAGTGGCCGCCGGCGCGGAGCCGGTCGGCTCCCGCGAGCTGCTGCAGCGGCTGCTCGCCGCCGGCCTGCGGGTCAGGAAGACCCGGACCGCCTCGACCTAG
- a CDS encoding Gfo/Idh/MocA family protein, translating to MTAEIRWGVVGPGRIAEQVVQDFGHVPGARAVAVASRSLDRAKDFADRHGIERAHGSYAEVLADPDVDVLYVATPHPQHHAVSLGAIRAGKALLVEKSFTATVAGATEVVDAARASGVFAMEAMWTRFQPAVVRARELIAEGAIGEVRSVQADLGVSRAFDPTDRLFAKELGGGALLDLGVYVVSFAQMLLGDPDTVTATGSLFETGVDAEASLLLGYADGRSATLMTSLRNALPGQARVFGTAGWIDVLPRFHHPQTIVLHRAGAEPAEITLPQLGGGYSHELIEVTECLRAGRTESTVMPLADTLAVQSVLEQAAGQLGVTFAEDPAAL from the coding sequence GTGACTGCAGAGATCCGTTGGGGCGTCGTCGGGCCGGGCCGCATCGCCGAGCAGGTGGTGCAGGACTTCGGGCACGTGCCGGGCGCACGGGCGGTCGCCGTCGCCTCCCGCTCGCTGGACCGCGCCAAGGACTTCGCCGACCGGCACGGGATCGAGCGCGCACACGGCTCCTACGCCGAGGTGCTGGCCGACCCCGACGTCGACGTCCTCTACGTCGCCACCCCGCACCCGCAGCACCACGCCGTCTCCCTCGGTGCGATCCGGGCCGGCAAGGCGCTGCTGGTGGAGAAGTCGTTCACCGCCACCGTCGCCGGGGCCACCGAGGTGGTCGACGCCGCGCGCGCGTCCGGCGTCTTCGCGATGGAGGCGATGTGGACGCGGTTCCAGCCGGCCGTCGTCCGGGCGCGGGAGCTGATCGCCGAGGGCGCCATCGGGGAGGTGCGCTCGGTGCAGGCCGACCTGGGCGTGTCCCGCGCCTTCGACCCCACCGACCGGCTGTTCGCCAAGGAGCTCGGCGGGGGCGCGCTGCTCGACCTCGGGGTCTACGTCGTCTCCTTCGCCCAGATGCTGCTGGGTGACCCGGACACCGTGACCGCCACCGGTTCGCTGTTCGAGACCGGCGTCGACGCCGAGGCATCACTGCTGCTCGGCTACGCCGACGGCCGGTCGGCGACGCTGATGACCTCGCTGCGCAACGCCCTGCCCGGGCAGGCCCGGGTCTTCGGGACGGCGGGCTGGATCGACGTCCTGCCCCGCTTCCACCACCCGCAGACGATCGTGCTGCACCGGGCCGGCGCGGAGCCTGCGGAGATCACCCTCCCCCAGCTCGGCGGCGGCTACTCCCACGAGCTGATCGAGGTCACCGAGTGCCTGCGGGCCGGGCGGACGGAGAGCACGGTCATGCCGCTCGCCGACACCCTCGCCGTCCAGTCGGTGCTCGAGCAGGCCGCCGGTCAGCTGGGCGTGACGTTCGCCGAGGACCCCGCCGCCCTCTGA
- a CDS encoding DUF72 domain-containing protein: MTVVIGTSGWQYRDWRGRFYPPVLPQRLWLEHHAEHFATVESNNAFYRLPERATFERWRERTPPDYRWAVKASRFLTHLKRLREPAEPVARLMDRVAGLGDRLDAVLLQLPPTLKADVDLLNECLGQFPAGTRVAVEPRHESWWTDEVRGLLERYQAALCWADRAEQPIAPLWRTAEWGYLRLHTGEHGWGYRPETLQLWAQRLAETYGQDDVLVYFNNDPGGAATVDAVTFADAVRATGGTHTRVPTMAQASGAAWPPKPPPKARQRAAGSSANVTPS, translated from the coding sequence GTGACGGTGGTGATCGGGACGTCGGGCTGGCAGTACCGCGACTGGCGCGGCCGGTTCTACCCGCCGGTGCTGCCGCAGCGGCTGTGGCTGGAGCACCACGCCGAGCACTTCGCCACCGTGGAGAGCAACAACGCCTTCTACCGGCTGCCCGAGCGGGCCACCTTCGAGCGCTGGCGCGAGCGCACCCCGCCGGACTACCGGTGGGCGGTGAAGGCCTCCCGATTCCTCACCCACCTGAAGCGGCTGCGGGAACCGGCCGAGCCCGTGGCCCGGCTGATGGACCGGGTCGCCGGGCTGGGCGACCGGCTGGACGCCGTGCTGCTGCAGCTGCCGCCCACGCTGAAGGCCGACGTCGACCTGCTCAACGAGTGCCTCGGGCAGTTCCCGGCCGGCACCCGGGTGGCCGTCGAGCCGCGGCACGAGAGCTGGTGGACCGACGAGGTCCGCGGGCTGCTGGAGCGGTACCAGGCCGCGCTGTGCTGGGCCGACCGCGCCGAGCAGCCCATCGCACCGCTGTGGCGCACCGCCGAGTGGGGCTACCTGCGGCTGCACACCGGTGAGCACGGCTGGGGCTACCGGCCGGAGACGCTGCAGCTGTGGGCGCAGCGGCTGGCCGAGACCTACGGCCAGGACGACGTCCTCGTCTACTTCAACAACGACCCCGGCGGCGCGGCCACCGTCGACGCGGTCACCTTCGCCGACGCGGTCCGGGCCACCGGCGGCACGCACACCCGGGTGCCGACCATGGCCCAGGCCAGCGGGGCGGCCTGGCCGCCGAAGCCGCCGCCGAAGGCCCGTCAGAGGGCGGCGGGGTCCTCGGCGAACGTCACGCCCAGCTGA
- a CDS encoding VOC family protein has translation MSDSPARFKDLCLDAVDHQALADWWCSAMGYRRDERPGWEPDWPVPLVDPTGAGPAIWVNLVPEPKTVKNRVHHDVTGDTGALLAMGATLVRARDDVDASDHDAGLISWDVLADPEGNEFCCFAPDEA, from the coding sequence ATGAGCGACTCCCCCGCGCGTTTCAAGGACCTCTGCCTCGACGCCGTGGACCACCAGGCGCTGGCCGACTGGTGGTGCTCGGCCATGGGGTACCGGCGCGACGAGCGCCCCGGCTGGGAGCCCGACTGGCCGGTGCCGCTGGTCGACCCCACCGGCGCCGGCCCGGCCATCTGGGTCAACCTGGTGCCGGAGCCCAAGACGGTCAAGAACCGCGTGCACCACGACGTCACCGGCGACACCGGGGCGCTGCTGGCGATGGGCGCCACCCTCGTCCGGGCCCGGGACGACGTCGACGCCTCCGACCACGATGCCGGGCTGATCAGCTGGGACGTCCTGGCCGACCCCGAGGGCAACGAGTTCTGCTGTTTCGCCCCGGACGAGGCCTGA
- the groL gene encoding chaperonin GroEL (60 kDa chaperone family; promotes refolding of misfolded polypeptides especially under stressful conditions; forms two stacked rings of heptamers to form a barrel-shaped 14mer; ends can be capped by GroES; misfolded proteins enter the barrel where they are refolded when GroES binds): MAKMIAFDEEARRGLERGMNTLADAVKVTLGPKGRNVVLEKKWGAPTITNDGVSIAKEIELEDPYEKIGAELVKEVAKKTDDVAGDGTTTATVLAQALVREGLRNVAAGANPMALKKGIEKAVASVSEYLLSTAKDVETKEQIAATASISAADPAIGELIAEAMDKVGKEGVITVEESNTFGLELELTEGMRFDKGHLSAYFVTDTDRMETVLDDPYILVVNSKISTVKDLLPLLEKVMQSGKPLAIIAEDVEGEALATLVVNKIRGTFKSVAVKAPGFGDRRKAMLGDIAILTGGQVISEEVGLKLDTADLSLLGRARKFVTTKDETTIIEGAGDADQIQGRVNQIRAEIEKSDSDYDREKLQERLAKLAGGVAVIKAGAATEVELKERKHRIEDAVRNAKAAVEEGIVAGGGVALAQATAVAFDKLELEGDEATGANIVRVALEAPLKQIAVNAGLEGGVVAEKVRNSETGWGLNAASGEYVDLVAAGIIDPAKVTRSALQNAASIAALFLTTEAVIADKPEKNAPAMAGGGDGGMGGMDF; the protein is encoded by the coding sequence ATGGCCAAGATGATCGCGTTCGACGAAGAGGCGCGCCGCGGTCTCGAGCGGGGCATGAACACCCTCGCCGACGCCGTCAAGGTGACGCTTGGCCCCAAGGGCCGCAACGTCGTCCTGGAGAAGAAGTGGGGCGCCCCCACCATCACCAACGATGGTGTGAGCATCGCCAAGGAGATCGAGCTCGAGGACCCGTACGAGAAGATCGGGGCCGAGCTGGTCAAGGAGGTCGCCAAGAAGACCGACGACGTCGCGGGTGACGGCACCACCACCGCCACCGTGCTCGCCCAGGCCCTCGTCCGCGAGGGGCTGCGCAACGTCGCCGCCGGCGCCAACCCGATGGCCCTGAAGAAGGGCATCGAGAAGGCCGTCGCCTCGGTCTCGGAGTACCTCCTCTCGACCGCCAAGGACGTCGAGACCAAGGAGCAGATCGCGGCCACCGCCTCGATCTCCGCCGCTGACCCCGCCATCGGCGAGCTCATCGCCGAGGCGATGGACAAGGTCGGCAAGGAAGGTGTCATCACCGTCGAGGAGAGCAACACCTTCGGCCTCGAGCTCGAGCTCACCGAGGGCATGCGCTTCGACAAGGGTCACCTGTCGGCCTACTTCGTGACCGACACCGACCGCATGGAGACCGTGCTCGACGACCCGTACATCCTGGTCGTCAACAGCAAGATCTCCACCGTCAAGGACCTGCTCCCGCTGCTGGAGAAGGTCATGCAGTCCGGCAAGCCGCTGGCGATCATCGCCGAGGACGTCGAGGGCGAGGCCCTCGCGACCCTGGTGGTCAACAAGATCCGCGGCACCTTCAAGTCGGTCGCCGTCAAGGCCCCCGGCTTCGGTGACCGTCGCAAGGCCATGCTGGGCGACATCGCGATCCTCACCGGTGGTCAGGTCATCAGCGAGGAGGTCGGCCTCAAGCTGGACACCGCCGACCTGTCGCTGCTGGGCCGGGCGCGCAAGTTCGTCACCACCAAGGACGAGACGACCATCATCGAGGGCGCTGGTGACGCCGACCAGATCCAGGGTCGCGTCAACCAGATCCGCGCCGAGATCGAGAAGTCGGACTCCGACTACGACCGCGAGAAGCTGCAGGAGCGCCTGGCCAAGCTGGCCGGTGGCGTCGCCGTCATCAAGGCCGGCGCCGCGACCGAGGTCGAGCTCAAGGAGCGCAAGCACCGCATCGAGGACGCGGTGCGCAACGCCAAGGCCGCCGTCGAGGAGGGCATCGTCGCCGGTGGTGGCGTCGCTCTCGCGCAGGCCACGGCCGTCGCGTTCGACAAGCTCGAGCTCGAGGGTGACGAGGCGACCGGTGCCAACATCGTGCGCGTCGCGCTCGAGGCCCCGCTGAAGCAGATCGCCGTCAACGCCGGCCTCGAGGGCGGCGTCGTGGCGGAGAAGGTCCGCAACTCCGAGACCGGCTGGGGCCTCAACGCCGCCTCCGGCGAGTACGTGGACCTGGTCGCGGCCGGCATCATCGACCCGGCCAAGGTCACCCGCTCGGCGCTGCAGAACGCCGCCTCCATCGCGGCGCTCTTCCTCACCACCGAGGCCGTCATCGCCGACAAGCCGGAGAAGAACGCCCCGGCCATGGCCGGTGGCGGCGACGGCGGCATGGGCGGCATGGACTTCTGA
- a CDS encoding cold-shock protein has translation MAQGTVKWFNAEKGFGFIAVDGGQDVFVHYSAIQMDGYKSLEEGQRVSFEVVQGEKGPQADAVQSA, from the coding sequence GTGGCACAGGGCACCGTGAAGTGGTTCAACGCCGAGAAGGGCTTCGGCTTCATCGCCGTCGACGGCGGCCAGGACGTCTTCGTCCACTACTCGGCCATCCAGATGGACGGGTACAAGAGCCTCGAAGAGGGCCAGCGGGTCAGCTTCGAGGTCGTCCAGGGCGAGAAGGGCCCACAGGCGGACGCCGTCCAGAGCGCCTGA
- the thrC gene encoding threonine synthase: MTLTAPGSAQADATAGGQIAPNPARGLVCRNCGATFGLIAEHACAECFGPLEVDYDPELMRAVTREQIEAGPQNIWRYVALLPVGHDPADRVSLDPGMTPLVRADRLAAELGLTGGLWVKDDSANPTHSFKDRVVSLAATAAKSFGYAKIACASTGNLANSVAAHAARMGLPSFVFVPSDLEPGKITQSAVYGQALVAVEGSYDDVNRLTSELAETDEFEDTAFVNQNVRPYYAEGSKTMGYEIAEQLGWRIPAQVVIPMASGSLLTKVDKAWRELVAAGIVADTEWKVFGAQSAGCDPIATAFDNGWDVVKPVKPTGIAKSLNIGNPADGPYALDAIRRTGGAVGRVGDDEIVQGIRDLARTTGVFAETAGGVTTAVLRQLVDKGLIDPTQEVVVLNTGEGLKTLDPLLPVVGPSHHVQPSLRSLREAGLIA, encoded by the coding sequence ATGACCCTGACCGCTCCCGGTTCCGCCCAGGCAGACGCCACCGCAGGTGGCCAGATCGCCCCCAACCCGGCCCGTGGCCTGGTCTGTCGCAACTGCGGCGCCACCTTCGGGCTCATCGCCGAGCACGCCTGCGCTGAGTGCTTCGGCCCGCTGGAGGTCGACTACGACCCCGAGCTCATGCGCGCGGTCACCCGTGAGCAGATCGAGGCCGGCCCGCAGAACATCTGGCGCTACGTCGCGCTCCTCCCGGTGGGGCACGACCCGGCCGACCGGGTCAGCCTCGACCCGGGGATGACGCCGCTGGTGCGCGCCGACCGGCTGGCCGCCGAGCTGGGCCTCACCGGCGGGCTCTGGGTGAAGGACGACTCGGCCAACCCGACCCACTCGTTCAAGGACCGGGTGGTGAGCCTGGCCGCCACCGCGGCCAAGAGCTTCGGCTACGCCAAGATCGCCTGCGCCTCGACCGGCAACCTGGCCAACTCCGTCGCCGCGCACGCCGCGCGGATGGGGCTGCCCTCCTTCGTCTTCGTGCCCAGCGACCTGGAGCCGGGCAAGATCACCCAGTCGGCGGTCTACGGCCAGGCGCTGGTCGCGGTCGAGGGGTCCTACGACGACGTCAACCGGCTGACCAGCGAGCTCGCCGAGACCGACGAGTTCGAGGACACCGCCTTCGTCAACCAGAACGTCCGGCCGTACTACGCCGAGGGCTCCAAGACGATGGGCTACGAGATCGCCGAGCAGCTGGGCTGGCGGATCCCGGCCCAGGTGGTCATCCCGATGGCGTCGGGCTCGCTGCTCACCAAGGTCGACAAGGCCTGGCGGGAGCTGGTCGCCGCCGGCATCGTCGCCGACACCGAGTGGAAGGTCTTCGGCGCCCAGTCCGCCGGCTGCGACCCGATCGCCACCGCGTTCGACAACGGCTGGGACGTCGTCAAGCCGGTCAAGCCCACCGGGATCGCCAAGTCGCTGAACATCGGCAACCCCGCCGACGGCCCGTACGCGCTGGACGCGATCCGGCGCACCGGCGGCGCGGTCGGCCGGGTCGGGGACGACGAGATCGTGCAGGGGATCCGGGACCTGGCCCGCACCACCGGCGTGTTCGCCGAGACCGCCGGTGGCGTGACCACCGCGGTGCTGCGGCAGCTGGTGGACAAGGGGCTGATCGACCCCACGCAGGAGGTCGTCGTCCTCAACACCGGGGAGGGGCTCAAGACCCTCGACCCGCTGCTGCCGGTGGTCGGCCCCTCGCACCACGTGCAGCCGTCGCTGCGGTCGCTCCGCGAGGCCGGCCTCATCGCCTGA
- a CDS encoding HAD family hydrolase → MATRIVYTDLDGTMVGPRGSFWHTADRELTASPAAALLELHRAGVALVLVSGRTHAQLLEAGRIFAVDGAIAELGSLVSWHGGRETHLLTGDLPGRFAGRTPMDVLAELGIVDALIDAHRGRLEWHEPWHATHSADALLRGRVDAAAVDGWLAERGWGWLTLNDNGAVPATARMTLDAGALPPHVYHLMPRGISKGAAITWDLARRGLTAADAVAVGDSVSDLEMAPAVGRLWVTANGAAVDGMAARLDAVPNVSVTDAPMGEGWAQAVLASL, encoded by the coding sequence GTGGCCACCCGCATCGTCTACACCGACCTGGACGGCACCATGGTGGGGCCGCGCGGCTCCTTCTGGCACACCGCCGACCGTGAGCTGACCGCCTCCCCCGCCGCCGCGCTGCTCGAGCTGCACCGCGCCGGGGTCGCACTGGTGCTGGTCAGCGGCCGCACCCACGCCCAGCTGCTGGAGGCGGGCCGGATCTTCGCCGTCGACGGCGCGATCGCCGAGCTGGGCTCGCTGGTCAGCTGGCACGGCGGCCGGGAGACCCACCTGCTCACCGGCGACCTCCCCGGGCGGTTCGCCGGCCGGACGCCGATGGACGTCCTCGCCGAGCTCGGCATCGTCGACGCGCTCATCGACGCCCACCGCGGCCGGCTGGAGTGGCACGAGCCCTGGCACGCGACCCACTCCGCCGACGCCCTGCTGCGCGGCCGGGTGGACGCCGCGGCGGTCGACGGCTGGCTGGCCGAGCGCGGCTGGGGCTGGCTGACGCTGAACGACAACGGCGCCGTGCCGGCCACCGCACGGATGACCCTGGACGCCGGGGCCCTGCCGCCGCACGTCTACCACCTGATGCCGCGCGGGATCTCCAAGGGCGCCGCGATCACCTGGGACCTCGCCCGCCGGGGCCTGACCGCCGCCGACGCCGTGGCCGTCGGCGACAGCGTGAGCGACCTGGAGATGGCCCCGGCGGTCGGCCGGCTGTGGGTGACCGCGAACGGTGCCGCGGTGGACGGCATGGCGGCCCGGCTCGACGCCGTCCCCAACGTCTCGGTCACCGACGCCCCGATGGGCGAGGGCTGGGCCCAGGCCGTCCTCGCTTCTCTCTGA
- a CDS encoding IS30 family transposase, giving the protein MAVTRANQRVFWEGIAEGLPTEAAARRSRVGGQRGRRWFREAGGVPPLEITEPSGRFLSLSEREEIAVGLAAGQSARQIARQLGRAATTVSRELGLWAQAHPDRPYRAVQAQVDAETRGARPKPFKLAHEPLRERVQADLERKYSPRQIAMRLAIEFPDEPAMRPSHEAIYQALYVQGRGLLRRELAACLRTGRAIRRPRRRIDGRSDPNRRIPGKIMISERPAEAADRAVPGHWEGDLIAGKANKSYIGTLVERTTRFCILLHLPGTKPDPLALQEAIIAGIGQLPKHLRLSLTWDQGLEMRRHADITLAADLPIYFCDPHSPWQRGSNENTNGLLRQYFPKGTDLTAHTPTDLAMVAAELNGRPRQTLGWRTPAEALNDLLSPPQPTGDATTT; this is encoded by the coding sequence ATGGCCGTGACGAGGGCAAATCAGCGGGTGTTCTGGGAGGGGATCGCTGAGGGGCTGCCGACGGAGGCAGCCGCTCGGCGATCCCGGGTCGGTGGGCAGCGCGGTCGACGGTGGTTCCGGGAAGCTGGTGGGGTGCCACCGCTGGAGATCACCGAGCCTTCGGGCCGGTTCCTGTCGCTGAGCGAGCGGGAGGAGATCGCGGTCGGGCTGGCTGCTGGCCAGTCCGCCCGGCAGATCGCCCGTCAGCTGGGGCGTGCGGCCACGACGGTCAGCCGCGAGCTGGGCCTGTGGGCCCAGGCCCATCCCGACCGGCCCTACCGGGCAGTCCAGGCCCAGGTCGACGCCGAGACCCGCGGTGCCCGCCCCAAGCCGTTCAAGCTGGCCCATGAGCCGCTGCGGGAACGGGTGCAGGCCGATCTGGAGCGCAAGTACTCACCGCGCCAGATCGCCATGCGCCTGGCCATCGAGTTCCCCGACGAACCAGCCATGCGCCCCTCCCACGAGGCCATCTACCAGGCCCTCTACGTCCAGGGCCGAGGCCTGCTGCGCCGGGAACTGGCTGCCTGCCTGCGCACCGGGCGCGCGATCCGCCGCCCCCGCCGCCGCATCGATGGCCGATCCGACCCCAACCGCCGCATCCCCGGCAAGATCATGATCAGTGAACGCCCCGCCGAGGCCGCCGACCGCGCCGTCCCCGGGCACTGGGAAGGCGACCTGATCGCCGGCAAGGCCAACAAGTCCTACATCGGCACCCTGGTGGAGCGCACCACCCGGTTCTGCATCCTGCTGCACCTGCCCGGGACCAAGCCCGACCCACTGGCCCTGCAAGAAGCCATCATCGCCGGCATCGGGCAACTGCCCAAGCACCTGCGACTGTCCCTGACCTGGGACCAAGGCCTGGAAATGCGCCGGCACGCCGACATCACCCTCGCCGCGGACCTGCCCATCTACTTCTGCGACCCGCACTCACCCTGGCAGCGCGGCAGCAACGAGAACACCAACGGACTGCTCCGCCAGTACTTCCCCAAAGGCACCGACCTCACCGCGCACACCCCCACCGACCTGGCGATGGTCGCCGCCGAACTCAACGGACGACCCCGCCAGACCCTCGGCTGGCGCACCCCCGCCGAAGCCCTAAACGACCTACTCTCACCACCTCAACCAACCGGTGATGCAACGACCACCTGA
- a CDS encoding ABC transporter permease, whose translation MSTDTTGGATAAPQATGAAAGYRPERTLRLGVELRRQFKRRRTLGVMALMAALPLILIGALQLGGTEEAEENSRINLVDVASSSGLNLTLFTLFATTGFFLVVVFALFFGDTVASEASWGSLRYALATPVPRARLLRQKWLAAFVLSVGAMVLLVVVSVVAGGIAFGFGDVQTPIGVALDQRTALLRLAGMVGYLAVHLLVVGTLAFWLSTVTDAPLAAVGGAVFSTVVFAVLEQVEQLGGIRDWFPTAFNYAWTDLLQTPVDSGDLFRGVIQGLVYSAVFTALAFRHFARKDVTS comes from the coding sequence ATGAGCACGGACACGACCGGAGGGGCCACCGCCGCCCCGCAGGCGACGGGGGCGGCGGCCGGCTACCGGCCGGAGCGGACGCTGCGGCTGGGCGTCGAGCTGCGCCGCCAGTTCAAGCGCCGCCGCACCCTCGGCGTCATGGCGCTGATGGCGGCGCTGCCGCTGATCCTCATCGGGGCCCTGCAGCTGGGCGGCACCGAGGAGGCGGAGGAGAACAGCCGGATCAACCTGGTGGACGTCGCCTCGTCCAGCGGGCTGAACCTGACCCTGTTCACCCTCTTCGCCACCACCGGCTTCTTCCTGGTCGTCGTCTTCGCCCTGTTCTTCGGCGACACGGTGGCCAGCGAGGCCTCGTGGGGGTCGCTGCGGTACGCGCTGGCCACCCCCGTGCCGCGGGCCCGGCTGCTGCGGCAGAAGTGGTTGGCCGCGTTCGTCCTGTCGGTCGGCGCGATGGTGCTGCTGGTCGTCGTCTCGGTCGTCGCCGGCGGGATCGCCTTCGGCTTCGGGGACGTGCAGACCCCGATCGGCGTCGCGCTGGACCAGCGGACGGCGCTGCTGCGGCTGGCCGGGATGGTCGGCTACCTCGCCGTCCACCTGCTCGTCGTCGGCACGCTGGCGTTCTGGCTCTCCACCGTCACCGACGCGCCGCTGGCCGCGGTCGGCGGTGCGGTGTTCAGCACGGTGGTGTTCGCGGTGCTGGAGCAGGTCGAGCAGCTGGGCGGGATCCGCGACTGGTTCCCCACCGCGTTCAACTACGCCTGGACCGACCTGCTGCAGACCCCGGTCGACTCCGGCGACCTGTTCCGCGGCGTCATCCAGGGGCTGGTCTACTCGGCCGTCTTCACCGCGCTGGCGTTCCGCCACTTCGCCCGCAAGGACGTCACCTCCTGA